In one window of Porites lutea chromosome 8, jaPorLute2.1, whole genome shotgun sequence DNA:
- the LOC140946321 gene encoding adhesion G-protein coupled receptor D1-like, which translates to MKIQRVSTNTRGVISFSSSETNFSGGEDNANISIPSAIFLGKDAVVVSILYDGIEQWFSDKEKLEKEDETLTNLRLGRRIISSTVNPTPSGILEENVTISFSYEKKLQDEHNPYCVFWDFTLKSKNNGSWSTVGCRLVKKFNRQVTCTCNHLTNFAVLMQVGENKASEKVSGYHKVALEVITYVGCALSLVGEALTVAAYCLLMSLKQEQIQIRLNLVVAIAIAQITFLAGINATKPKGVCVFVAAMIHYFYTVAFAWMLFEGVYLYMMVVKVFNTVVRMRLFYIISWGLALLVVVLSIVIASTQDSGVHSYVHGDFCWISFTNNLIWTFAAPVLVVCLINSIILGRVVHEILRMQADRTSELERIRQGVKACVVLFPLLGMTWVFGVLSVTDAGLVFQYIFTIVNSLQGLFIFILHVLRNGDVRSAYLRKKQKWKELRSVGTSYTAQPQGSIDMLSTKVIGETDAQEKQETRKRSNPTPRSLSSVGGSTFAVHEQRTMTPIDT; encoded by the exons ATGAAGATCCAACGAGTGTCAACGAACACCCGAGGAGTTATCAGTTTCTCTTCAAGCGAAACAAATTTCTCTGGAGGAGAAGATAACGCAAACATTTCAATACCCTCAGCAATTTTCCTAGGAAAAG ATGCTGTTGTTGTGAGCATTCTTTATGATGGTATTGAGCAATGGTTCTCCGATAAAGAAAAGCTGGAGAAAGAAGA cGAAACTTTAACAAACCTCCGGCTTGGAAGACGAATCATATCCAGCACTGTAAATCCAACGCCTTCTGGTATTCTCGAGGAAAACGTCACCATTTCATTCAGTTACGAAAAG AAACTGCAAGATGAGCACAATCCTTACTGTGTATTTTGGGACTTCACACTCAA ATCGAAGAACAACGGTTCTTGGTCCACTGTAGGATGTAGATTGGTCAAAAAATTCAATAGGCAAGTCACCTGCACTTGCAATCATCTCACAAACTTTGCTGTTCTCATGCAAGTAGGAGAAAACAAAGCCAGTGAGAAGGTATCCGGCT ACCATAAAGTAGCCTTGGAAGTCATAACTTACGTTGGGTGTGCCCTGTCACTTGTTGGAGAAGCACTCACCGTTGCTGCATATTGCCTACTCAT GAGtttaaaacaagaacaaattCAAATACGTCTTAACCTCGTGGTTGCTATAGCAATCGCGCAAATAACATTCCTTGCTGGGATTAATGCAACAAAACCGAAG GGAGTGTGTGTGTTTGTAGCAGCCATGATTCATTATTTCTATACGGTGGCATTTGCTTGGATGTTGTTTGAAGGTGTTTACCTGTATATGATGGTGGTCAAGGTGTTTAATACAGTCGTCAGGATGCGCCTTTTCTACATAATATCATGGG gtTTAGCTCTTTTGGTTGTGGTGCTATCCATAGTGATTGCCTCCACTCAAGATAGCGGAGTGCACAGCTATGTTCACGGTGACTT CTGCTGGATTTCCTTCACCAATAATCTTATCTGGACCTTCGCTGCACCCGTTTTAGTCGTATGTTTG atAAATTCAATTATACTTGGTCGAGTGGTTCATGAAATACTGAGAATGCAGGCTGACCGAACGTCTGAGCTGGAAAGAATTCGTCAAGGAGTCAAAGCATGCGTAGTTTTGTTTCCACTCTTGGGAATGACCTGGGTGTTTGGTGTTTTAAGCGTCACAGATGCTGGACTCGTATTTCAGTACATCTTTACCATCGTCAATTCATTACAG GGTTTGTTCATTTTTATTCTTCACGTCCTGAGGAATGGTGATGTACGGTCAGCATATTTAAGAAAGAAGCAGAAGTGGAAAGAATTAAGAAGCGTCGGAACTTCCTACACAGCTCAGCCGCAGGGTTCAATCGATATGTTGTCAACCAAAGTAATAGGTGAAACAGATGCACAAGAAAAGCAGGAAACCAGGAAACGCAGCAATCCTACACCTAGATCACTGAGTAGTGTTGGTGGAAGTACATTTGCCGTGCATGAACAAAGGACAATGACCCCTATAGACACATAA
- the LOC140946943 gene encoding uncharacterized protein has translation MLLLYPSKNISPKQHFLIHYPRQLVQVGPLIRLWCMRFEAKNHYFKKLARSSKGFQNLCKTLAIHHQRLQSYWLSVEGGYLRSAQENGPGRSIAVNEMTRVRQNALYGHFPYILPDTILYRPNWVQCFGTKYQARQILVIGHDGLLPQFLQIAEILILPNGSIVFVGNKLGTVRHIEHLCSYEILVRNEELISSYEALIDHHPLLLHRVKVGGIETLVVRMRYDLADAV, from the exons ATGCTGTTGCTATATCCAAGCAAAAATATATCACCTAAGCAGCACTTTTTGATCCACTATCCTAGACAGCTTGTTCA AGTTGGTCCTCTTATCAGACTGTGGTGTATGCGATTTGAGGCTAAAAACCACTATTTCAAGAAGCTGGCAAGGAGCTCAAAGGGTTTCCAGAATTTATGTAAAACACTGGCCATCCACCATCAAAGGCTACAGTCTTATTGGCTTTCTGTTGAAGGAGGATATCTACGTTCAGCTCAGGAAAATGGACCAG GGAGAAGCATTGCTGTTAATGAAATGACAAGAGTGCGTCAGAATGCTCTATATGGCCACTTTCCTTATATCTTACCAGATACTATACTCTACAG GCCAAATTGGGTTCAGTGCTTTGGGACAAAGTACCAGGCAAGGCAAATTCTTGTGATTGGCCATGATGGCCTCTTGCCCCAGTTTCTTCAAATTGCtgaaattctaattttaccAAATGGAAGTATAGTTTTTGTTGGAAACAAGTTAGGCACAGTCAGGCACATTGAACATCTTTGTTCGTATGAGATTTTAGTACGTAACGAAGAGCTGATAAGTAGCTATGAAGCCCTTATCGATCACCACCCTTTATTACTCCACAGAGTTAAGGTTGGAGGTATTGAGACACTTGTTGTGAGGATGAGATATGACCTGGCAGATGCTGTATAA
- the LOC140945540 gene encoding uncharacterized protein — protein MEALGKRSYMEKKARSKFIQAIYDAICQYTMSPTADQRRQVCRQIITDYPFQADVDGGCESWYRILTDKCKNECRGYVPDPMVMARKRKNPDGSIKQPNPAKGLRRGIVKWAPPHIEGEDEASHARHVTWMHSEWKKKEKRHSLVTRKMDLTYSFRREYLTKEMVPLLDIKEKYPFLFDEKEVRNEYCRLMADEDAATGIEEKFLKLGSKIIEYSKKKNLKGSEPLLDLLKCDSDDEEDTPPTSEDQALIALCLLPMILERAPKNGQSQCDFLYQNGDDAKQIAHNAKEGMTPFIIFEGQLQASDDIYLSGERNLLLKVNGGHTSALVTLLLIYFVCNIEYPKECRNTYLFLQREVLNVYDSVKLPTKVLQLMNELTQF, from the exons ATGGAGGCATTGGGGAAACGATCTTACATGGAGAAAAAGGCACGAAGCAAGTTTATACAAGCCATATATGATGCAATTTGTCAATACACAAT GTCTCCTACAGCAGATCAAAGAAGACAAGTTTGCAGACAAATCATAACAGATTATCCTTTTCAAGCTGATGTAGATGGTGGTTGT GAAAGCTGGTATAGAATCCTCACTGATAAATGCAAGAATGAATGTCGTGGTTATGTGCCAGACCCAATGGTGATGGcacgaaaaaggaaaaacccaGATGGTAGCATAAAACAGCCAAATCCCGCAAAAGGACTACGAAGGGGGATTGTAAAATGGGCTCCCCCACATATTGAAGGAGAGGACGAAGCATCCCATGCCAGGCATGTCACGTGGATGCACTCAGaatggaagaagaaagaaaaaagacacagccttgtaacaagaaaaatggaCCTCACATATTCCTTCCGAAGGGAGTACTTAACAAAGGAGATGGTACCTCTACTGGacatcaaagaaaaatatccatTTCTATTTGATGAAAAAGAG GTACGAAATGAATACTGCAGGCTAATGGCTGATGAAGATGCAGCGACTGGCATTgaagaaaaattcttaaaacTGGGTTccaaaattattgaatacagcaaaaaaaaaaatctaaaaggaTCGGAGCCACTTCTCGATCTACTAAAGTGTGACTCTGATGATGAAGAGGATACTCCGCCCACGTCAG AGGACCAAGCACTCATTGCTCTGTGTCTTTTGCCGATGATACTTGAAAGGGCACCGAAAAATGGCCAGAGCCAATGTGACTTTCTTTACCAg AATGGTGATGATGCAAAGCAAATTGCCCATAACGCCAAGGAGGGAATGACGCCCTTTATCATCTTTGAGGGGCAACTGCAAGCCTCAGATGACATATACCTTAGTGGGGAAAGGAATCTCCTCCTGAAGGTTAATGGAGGACATACCAGCGCTTTGGTCACACTTCTGCTGATATATTTTGTTTGCAACATAGAATATCCAAAAGAATGTAGAAACACATATTTATTTCTCCAGAGAGAGGTTTTGAATGTTTACGACAGTGTTAAACTACCGACGAAAGTTTTACAACTCATGAATGAACTGACTCAGTTCTAA